The Salvelinus namaycush isolate Seneca chromosome 16, SaNama_1.0, whole genome shotgun sequence genome has a segment encoding these proteins:
- the LOC120061647 gene encoding amphoterin-induced protein 3-like produces the protein MTSLFSPDTVVLLCLLLHFTEGTCPSICLCTSDTLSCGSQGLTRLPLLLPPTTVTLDLSYNRLGWLGPGSFSSLTKLDTLRLANNQLTTLGHGVFQNTSSLRHLDLSSNRLRVLEQHFLQGLWRLEELLLYNNRITRVEGGTLSGLSSLRKAYFSLNQVTEFPFFSIQDHSHPFLTMLDLSSNRMTTLPWEDVKALPGSVQKGLYLHNNSLLCECSMYSVFWHWEQRGFDSVRDFTDEHTCLIYGEPRASVRFLRHSLYFQNCTVGKVVSLPMAVLLSNLMVNEGERVRLDCQTSLRGKELSYTWVSPNQEYLTQMSFNDTLINVFPNGTLEIPAAKVNDSGVYLCTALDYKHMLNATREVNVTVIRPMPDTFNTGYTTLLGCVVTLVVILMYLYLTPCRCGCCKQPLPPAIPIPAYDPNTLASIFSPTLSHRDPTKANINKRVVFMEPLMEEQNGDLRATLAREQPTLQWEWGASGLS, from the coding sequence ATgacctccctcttctccccagACACTGTAGTGCTGCTGTGCCTCCTCCTCCACTTCACAGAGGGAACCTgcccctccatctgtctctgcacCTCAGACACACTGAGCTGTGGCTCCCAGGGCCTCACCAGACTGCCCCTCCTCCTGCCCCCCACCACCGTCACCCTGGACCTCAGCTACAACCGGCTGGGCTGGCTGGGCCCCGGCAGCTTCTCCAGCCTAACCAAACTGGACACCCTCCGCCTGGCAAACAATCAGCTCACGACGCTGGGCCATGGGGTCTTCCAAAACACCTCCAGCCTCCGTCACCTGGACCTGTCCTCCAACAGGCTGCGGGTGCTGGAGCAGCACTTCCTGCAGGGTCTGTGGAGGCTGGAGGAGCTGCTGCTCTACAACAACCGTATCACCCGCGTGGAGGGTGGGACGCTGAGCGGTCTGAGCAGCCTCAGGAAGGCTTACTTCAGCCTCAACCAAGTCACAGAATTCCCCTTCTTTTCCATACAGGACCACAGTCATCCGTTTCTCACCATGTTGGACCTGTCCTCCAACCGTATGACCACGCTACCCTGGGAGGATGTGAAGGCACTGCCGGGGTCAGTGCAGAAGGGGCTGTACCTACATAACAACTCTCTGCTGTGTGAGTGTTCCATGTACAGTGTGTTCTGGCACTGGGAACAGAGGGGCTTCGACTCGGTCAGGGACTTCACAGATGAGCACACCTGCCTGATCTACGGCGAGCCGCGCGCCTCGGTCCGATTCCTCCGACACTCCCTCTACTTCCAAAACTGCACAGTGGGGAAGGTGGTCTCTTTGCCCATGGCTGTTCTCCTCTCCAACCTCATGGTGAACGAGGGGGAGAGGGTCCGTCTGGACTGTCAAACCTCTCTCCGAGGTAAAGAGCTGTCATACACGTGGGTCTCGCCAAATCAGGAGTACCTGACCCAGATGAGCTTCAACGACACCCTCATCAACGTGTTCCCTAACGGGACCTTGGAGATCCCAGCAGCCAAGGTGAACGACTCGGGAGTCTACTTGTGTACAGCCCTGGACTACAAACACATGCTGAATGCAACCAGGGAGGTGAATGTCACCGTGATCCGCCCCATGCCTGACACCTTCAACACGGGCTACACAACCTTGCTGGGTTGCGTGGTCACCCTGGTAGTCATCCTAATGTACCTCTACCTAACGCCCTGCCGCTGTGGGTGCTGTAAGCAGCCCCTGCCCCCGGCCATCCCGATCCCAGCCTACGACCCAAACACCCTGGCCTCCATCTTCTCCCCCACACTGAGCCACAGGGACCCAACCAAGGCCAACATCAACAAGCGGGTGGTGTTCATGGAGCCTCTGATGGAGGAGCAGAACGGGGATCTGAGGGCCACCCTGGCCAGGGAGCAACCAACGCTGCAGTGGGAGTGGGGCGCCAGCGGACTCTCCTAG